A DNA window from Buttiauxella agrestis contains the following coding sequences:
- a CDS encoding beta family protein has product MFLLEDRFDFKYAPILALSLSEMEALEQLPEKDKDLILPIFPLKGWMSSQLLENTLKKIKKTIGDRKWIAYFDNDYLSGNKNFMLTGSYPREVFNQLVELKKPSNGYNNWYKFLKDIPEAIPTVFLDDLSQLENQITQLISLNRGLTFVFEVKKLALTSYNKTIDTILKLKVIDFLFVYDVGTIGNDYNEYYQPLLNLISKTRELIPFARISISGTSFPSNFAGYHKGENSIYERLLFNKLKGAIDFYPTIYSDRGSARIEKQSGGGNLPPPRIDYALKNDWRFIRREFNDSKSPEDGEKEHLYSLCAIEIMQQDYWSKSLHLWGTQMIELTSKKEKFGINTPQKATAVRINLHLYTQLHYDYVLEEIDTDEDWED; this is encoded by the coding sequence ATGTTTCTATTAGAAGATCGTTTTGATTTTAAATATGCACCCATTCTAGCTTTGAGTCTTTCAGAAATGGAAGCATTAGAGCAGCTTCCTGAAAAAGATAAGGATTTAATCTTACCCATATTCCCTTTAAAAGGCTGGATGAGCTCTCAATTACTAGAGAACACTTTAAAAAAAATAAAAAAAACAATTGGAGATAGAAAATGGATAGCATATTTTGATAATGACTATCTATCCGGCAATAAGAATTTTATGCTTACAGGCTCTTATCCTAGAGAAGTATTCAACCAACTTGTTGAGTTAAAAAAACCAAGTAATGGGTATAATAATTGGTACAAATTCTTGAAGGATATTCCTGAGGCTATCCCAACAGTTTTCCTTGATGATTTATCGCAACTAGAAAATCAGATAACACAATTGATTAGTTTAAACAGAGGACTAACATTTGTGTTCGAAGTAAAAAAACTAGCTCTTACTTCTTATAATAAAACTATCGACACTATATTAAAATTAAAAGTTATTGATTTTTTATTTGTGTATGATGTAGGTACGATCGGGAATGACTATAACGAATACTACCAACCGCTGCTAAACCTAATAAGCAAAACAAGAGAGTTGATTCCTTTTGCAAGAATTTCAATCTCAGGCACTTCATTTCCTTCTAATTTTGCTGGCTATCATAAGGGTGAAAATTCTATATATGAAAGATTGTTATTTAATAAATTGAAAGGTGCTATAGATTTTTATCCTACAATTTATTCGGATCGTGGTAGTGCCCGGATAGAAAAACAATCAGGCGGTGGGAATCTTCCTCCTCCAAGAATTGATTATGCATTAAAAAATGATTGGCGTTTTATACGGCGTGAATTTAATGACTCTAAATCTCCAGAAGATGGTGAGAAAGAACATCTTTATTCTCTTTGTGCTATAGAAATTATGCAGCAGGATTACTGGTCGAAGAGTTTGCATTTATGGGGGACTCAAATGATCGAGTTAACATCTAAAAAGGAAAAGTTTGGGATAAATACACCACAAAAGGCTACAGCTGTCAGAATTAATCTTCATTTATATACACAATTGCATTATGATTATGTACTTGAAGAGATCGACACTGATGAAGATTGGGAAGATTAA
- a CDS encoding sce7726 family protein, whose translation MSNFNTFEKEIKKTVLNYLLHKSEFKKGVTIINELTIDSFSRRVDLAVITDNKIIAYEIKSDADSLYRLSGQLEKYRQYFDKTIVVTTPKHLANILKLVGDDIEVWEVLEQKVTIKKRGKLSKIGNKADYLDLLRVQDMRKLASDFKIPSGKKGKNEIKKILTENIHKISYGKLKLFVINTISQRFKLTSDSFLENVGVLNKVTTNDLKFLSPYSKIQKSHSIVKGSILEQLK comes from the coding sequence ATGAGCAATTTTAACACCTTCGAAAAAGAAATTAAGAAAACTGTATTAAATTATTTGCTTCATAAAAGTGAATTCAAAAAAGGTGTTACTATCATTAATGAATTAACTATTGATTCATTTTCAAGACGAGTAGACCTTGCTGTTATAACAGATAATAAAATAATAGCTTATGAAATAAAAAGTGATGCAGATAGTCTTTATAGATTATCTGGTCAACTTGAAAAATACCGTCAATATTTTGATAAAACGATTGTCGTTACAACACCTAAGCATTTAGCAAACATATTGAAGTTGGTTGGTGATGATATTGAAGTATGGGAAGTGCTAGAACAGAAGGTAACCATCAAGAAAAGGGGGAAACTTTCGAAGATTGGAAACAAAGCGGATTATCTTGATTTGCTTAGAGTTCAAGACATGAGGAAGTTAGCTAGTGATTTTAAAATACCATCAGGTAAGAAAGGTAAAAATGAAATAAAGAAAATTCTTACGGAAAATATCCATAAAATTTCGTATGGAAAATTAAAGCTATTTGTAATAAATACAATATCTCAGAGGTTTAAATTGACATCGGATAGTTTTTTAGAGAATGTTGGTGTGCTAAATAAAGTGACTACCAACGATTTAAAATTCTTAAGTCCTTACTCCAAAATACAAAAATCGCACTCTATAGTTAAAGGAAGTATATTAGAGCAATTAAAATAA
- a CDS encoding type I restriction-modification system subunit M, translating to MNKKEQERDELHRTIWKIANDLRGSVDGWDFKSYVLGMLFYRYISENLTGYINHEERRFGNADFSYAELDDEDATEGRDVTIEEKGFYILPSELFENVRKQAKDDNNLNETLSKAFRNIEASAKGAASEDDFRGLFDDVDVNSNKLGGSVAQRNALLVKIMDAISKLKLGDYQDNTIDAFGDAYEYLMGMYASNAGKSGGEFFTPQEVSELLAEITVVGKKTVNKVYDPACGSGSLLLKFAKVLGKENVKQGFYGQEKNITTYNLCRINMFLHDISFDKFDIAHGDTLMEPKHQDDEPFDAIVSNPPYSIKWEGKSNPLLINDPRFAPAGVLAPESKADLAFTMHMLHSLSTKGTAAIVEFPGVLYRGGAEQKIRQYLVDNNYVDCVIQLPADLFFGVTIATCIIVLKKSKKDNKTLFIDASKEFVRPGNKNKISDKHRKKILDAYIARENDDHFARLVDNSVIAAENNYTLAVSSYVEQEDNREAIDITVLNAEIETIVEKQQALRIAIDAIVADLERTGA from the coding sequence ATGAACAAGAAAGAACAAGAACGTGACGAACTTCACCGCACTATCTGGAAAATTGCGAATGATCTGCGTGGCAGTGTCGATGGCTGGGACTTCAAATCTTACGTACTGGGGATGTTGTTCTATCGCTACATCTCCGAGAACCTGACCGGCTATATCAACCATGAAGAGCGCCGTTTCGGTAATGCCGACTTTAGCTACGCTGAACTGGATGACGAAGATGCAACGGAAGGTCGTGACGTCACTATCGAAGAGAAAGGCTTCTACATTCTACCTTCTGAGCTGTTTGAAAATGTGCGCAAGCAGGCCAAAGACGATAATAACCTCAATGAAACCCTGTCAAAGGCGTTTCGTAACATTGAAGCATCAGCCAAAGGCGCTGCCAGTGAAGATGACTTTCGCGGACTGTTTGATGATGTTGATGTTAACAGCAATAAGCTGGGTGGCAGCGTCGCACAGCGTAACGCGTTGCTTGTCAAAATCATGGATGCCATCAGCAAACTGAAGCTGGGAGACTATCAGGACAACACCATTGATGCGTTTGGTGATGCTTATGAGTATCTGATGGGAATGTACGCCAGTAATGCCGGGAAATCCGGTGGCGAGTTCTTTACCCCACAGGAAGTATCCGAGCTGCTGGCAGAAATCACGGTAGTCGGTAAAAAGACGGTTAACAAGGTTTACGACCCCGCCTGTGGCTCCGGCTCACTGCTACTGAAGTTTGCTAAGGTATTAGGCAAAGAGAATGTGAAGCAGGGCTTCTACGGGCAGGAGAAGAACATCACTACCTATAACCTGTGCCGTATCAATATGTTCCTGCACGACATCAGCTTCGACAAGTTCGATATTGCTCACGGCGATACACTGATGGAGCCAAAACATCAGGATGATGAACCCTTTGATGCCATTGTTTCTAATCCGCCGTATTCCATTAAGTGGGAAGGGAAAAGTAATCCTTTACTCATTAATGACCCGCGTTTTGCCCCTGCGGGTGTATTAGCACCAGAGTCCAAAGCTGACCTGGCCTTCACCATGCACATGCTACATTCGCTATCCACCAAGGGCACAGCTGCAATTGTTGAGTTTCCTGGTGTGCTGTATCGCGGTGGAGCAGAACAAAAAATCCGTCAGTATCTGGTTGATAATAACTACGTTGACTGCGTGATCCAGCTTCCGGCGGATTTGTTCTTTGGAGTGACGATTGCCACCTGCATTATCGTGCTGAAGAAGAGCAAAAAGGATAACAAAACCCTGTTTATCGACGCGTCCAAAGAGTTCGTTCGTCCTGGTAACAAAAACAAAATCAGCGACAAGCACCGTAAAAAAATCCTCGATGCTTATATTGCCCGCGAAAATGATGATCACTTTGCCCGCTTGGTGGATAACAGTGTTATTGCTGCTGAGAATAACTACACTCTGGCGGTCAGCAGCTATGTGGAGCAGGAAGATAACCGTGAGGCCATTGACATCACGGTATTGAATGCTGAAATCGAGACTATCGTAGAAAAACAGCAGGCTCTGCGTATCGCCATTGATGCCATCGTGGCAGATCTTGAAAGGACGGGTGCATGA
- a CDS encoding restriction endonuclease subunit S: MSQIEKLIAELCPEGVEWKPLRDVAAYSDTRINAIDLDDSSFVGVDNLLPDKAGKTVAKYLPNTARLTSYEKGDVLLGNIRPYLKKIWLADNNGGCSGDVLAIRIAKKFTSSISSEYLYYLLSSDSFFAYNMQHAKGAKMPRGSKSAILEYEIPVPPLAIQREIVDILDKFTSLEAELEAELKTRKKQYEFYRKALLKFDERDNVQWMTLNEIGKILMCKRVFKNETSSDGEIPFYKIGTFGSVPDAFIPREHYEKYKNKYPFPKQGDVLISAAGTIGRTITYDGIDAYFQDSNIVWIDNDESLVSNKYLWHWYQIIEWSTDGGTIKRLYNTNIRQTKIAVPPLEEQCRIVTILDKFDALVNNISIGLPAEIAARRKQYEYYREKLLTFKRKEA, encoded by the coding sequence ATGAGCCAGATTGAGAAGCTGATTGCTGAGCTTTGCCCTGAGGGGGTGGAGTGGAAACCGCTGAGAGATGTGGCCGCTTATTCAGATACCCGTATTAACGCGATAGATCTTGATGATAGTAGTTTTGTTGGTGTTGATAACCTGTTGCCCGATAAGGCTGGAAAAACTGTTGCTAAATATTTGCCGAATACAGCAAGGCTGACTTCATATGAAAAAGGCGATGTTCTTCTTGGTAATATCCGACCTTATCTGAAAAAAATATGGCTCGCTGATAATAATGGCGGCTGTAGTGGTGATGTTCTTGCTATCCGTATAGCTAAGAAATTTACAAGCAGTATTAGCTCTGAATATCTTTATTACTTGTTATCGTCAGATTCTTTTTTTGCTTACAACATGCAGCACGCAAAAGGCGCGAAAATGCCTCGAGGAAGTAAGTCTGCAATTCTTGAGTATGAAATTCCTGTGCCACCCCTCGCAATCCAGCGAGAAATAGTTGACATCCTCGATAAATTCACTTCGCTAGAAGCAGAACTAGAAGCGGAGCTGAAAACGAGGAAAAAACAGTATGAGTTCTATCGTAAAGCGTTGCTCAAGTTTGATGAACGCGACAATGTTCAGTGGATGACACTGAATGAAATAGGCAAAATATTGATGTGCAAGCGTGTGTTTAAAAATGAAACCAGCAGCGATGGTGAGATACCCTTCTACAAAATTGGAACTTTTGGCAGTGTGCCAGACGCTTTTATTCCGCGCGAACATTACGAAAAATATAAAAATAAATATCCGTTCCCAAAACAGGGGGATGTATTGATTTCAGCAGCTGGAACGATTGGTCGCACAATCACTTACGATGGCATTGATGCTTATTTCCAAGACTCTAACATAGTCTGGATTGATAATGATGAATCGCTAGTTAGCAATAAATATTTGTGGCATTGGTATCAAATTATTGAATGGTCAACGGACGGCGGGACTATCAAAAGGCTTTATAATACAAATATTCGTCAAACGAAAATAGCAGTTCCACCACTCGAAGAACAGTGTCGCATCGTTACGATACTGGATAAGTTCGATGCACTGGTGAACAATATTTCCATCGGTCTGCCTGCTGAAATAGCCGCTCGTCGTAAGCAGTATGAGTATTACCGGGAAAAATTACTGACTTTTAAACGCAAAGAGGCGTAA